The genomic DNA GCCTTTTCTAGGTCGGTAACGGAGATGCCGATGTGGGAGAATGTGCGAGGAAAGGTCATGAGAGTTCTCTCGGGTTCGTGTTCAAGGCGTGCTGTTATCGTCGGGCTGGACGGAGGAGACTTCGGGGCACTGGTTGCTGAAACAGGTGGATTGGCCGGACTGGTTCGGTCGGTGCTTCAGCGATGGAAGTTTTCGTTGTTGCGAAGTTCCGGTTTGTCGTTGTGTTGTGGATCGTCTCCAGTAGTGTTCGTTGCTCCATCACCTTCTTTTAACTGCGTTGCGATCCGCCGTCTAGCATCCCCGATCAGGGGTGTGTAGGTGCGCGTTGTCATGCCTCGGTGTTCGCGGTGATTGGGTGGTTAATTCAGTTGGTGGCATTGGAAGAGGGAGAGCGATGATATCCCTTGTCGGTATAGGTCTGACTGTTGAACGCATCTCCTAGCCCGTCCCAATCAGGGCTGGGGTGCATGTAGGCCGCGTCAGCCTCTTCGACCTCCACCGTGGCATCGGTCTCAACTTTGCCACGTGCTGTCTTGCGATGGACCTGCGGGCAAGCGGTGATTAGGCAATCGCGGAGCGTGACCGGTTGCTTGGCTTTGTCGTCGGTCTGAACTGCGGCGGTTCGCATGGCATGGAAAGTCGACCGGTCGACGGTGATCGGCCCGCCGTTGCACCACAGGCCGCACGATGCCCAACCAGAAAAGCAATTTTTCAGCGTGGCGGATTTCCAGATCCGGATGTTGCGCGAGTTGCCAAGTGCGACGCAATCGACAAGCTGGACGCCGTCGACCTTCAGATCGAAGCCGCCGTCCTGGTTGCGGATGGCTAGGCAGCGCGTGAAGCGGACGTCCGATGTGTTCCCTTCGACGACAAAACCGTCACCATTTTTGTAACGCTTCTTCTGCAGCGGCATCAGGTTGTTCTGCGCCAGGCAGTCTTCAAACACAAACTGTGAGTTGGGGGCGCCGCCGTTGTTGACGATAAAGCCAAATGGAAACAACTCCGTCTTCGTCTCCCAATCGGCGTCCCCTTCGGAGCAATCGGCGGTGCACTGCCGCAGGGTCACGCCGTTGCAAGCTTGTTCAAATCGAAAACCATGTTTGGTGTAGCGGCGAAGATCGCAGCCATGCAACTGCAGGTCGTCGCAACCGGAGAGGTAGAACCCGTGCCGAAACCGCCGCATGTCGACGTCGTTGAAGACCAGGTGCGGACAGTTCGCTCCCTCCTTCCCGGCAGAGACCAGGACGCAGTTTTTGTAGTTCTCGATCCGAAGCCCCTCGAGAACCAGATGCCCGGCTCCCGGTTTAATCTGCACCGCAGTGGCTCCCTTGTCGGGTTTATCCTCCGACCATGTCGATGCGAAGACCGGCAGGCCCTCTCCGCGGTCGACGCCCGCGATCGTCTTGGGTGATCCCTCGGCGCCTCCTTGAGTGATCGTCAGTCGAGCGTTCTTGTAGACGCCGCCTCCCAAAAGCAACCGATCGCCCGGCATCATCGTTTTGTTGACGACGTCCGAGAGTGCCTGTTGGTCCAGGGCGTGTTCCCAGGTGGAGCCATCCTTGCGTCCGGCTCCTTGCACGGTCAGGTGGAAATCGGCGGCATCGACGAGACACGGCAGGCAGTGGCTTGCGATCAGGATCCAGGTCGCGTAGAGGGGCGTCGAGAATTTGGTGGTCCGCTTCATTTCAATTTCCGTTGGGGCCGCGGACGCCAGCAACCGTCACTGCGGAGCATGGCGTGGTGCGTCGAAGAGTCGATAGAACGTTGCGTGCGAGTTTATTCGCTTCGCAAGATCTTTTCCATCTTCCGGCCTTTGGCCAGTTCGTCGACCAATTTGTCCATGTAGCGGACTTTCTGCGTCAGTGGGGTCTCGATCTCTTCGATGCGATACCCGCAGATGACTCCCGTGATCAGGTGCGCATTAGGATTCAGCTTCGCCCGCTGGAAGAACTGTTTGAACGTCACGTTGTCGTCGATCTGTTTCTGCAACGCCTTGTCATCGAATCCGGTCAGCCAGCGGATTACTTGATGTAATTCCTCGCGACTGCGTCCCTTCCTTTCCACCTTCGTTAGATAGTGCGGGTAGACCGACGCAAAGGTCAGCTTCGCCATCCGATTGTCGTGATCGCTGGTGGTGCTCATTCTGGGATACTCTTCCAAATCGTGGCGTTGCTAGATTCCCTCAACCGATTTTAACCATCGAAGGCCCGGAAAGTTCTTTGGTTTACGCGAAGAAATAGAAGCAGGTGGGGACGGGAGCTGTTGCGAGCATCCGGTAACTGCTGGGTATCGACCGAGAGTCGGGCTGTTGCTGGTGGGAGCCCTGCCCTGGATCTGCTGTGCAAAACGGAATGTTTCCAAGTTTGTTGAGGCTGCGACGAATATGTCGTAGAAAAGGATCTTCCCTCAAGCCGGAGTGCCACCGATGTTTGGAATTGGCGTCTTGGAAATCATCATTATTGCGGCGGTTGGTTTGGCCGGAATCGCCATACCGTTCTGCATCGTTTACACGGCAGTGCGTTTGGGGAACCGCGATTCCAAAAAGCGTGACTGACCGCGTTGGAACAGATGGGAACCGTCTGCGTTTCGTCGAAACGGGAGCAGGCAATATCGCCGGGGCGACCGCGATCTGCGATATTCGCCTCGGCTCCTTGTGTCGAGGTAGCCGTTTGTGATTACATCGTCTGGTGATGAAAGAGGAGGACTCGTTGCCCCGCCAGAAACCTGAGGCCGATTAGACCGCGACGGTGCTTTGGATTCCGCGGCAGGCTTTTTTGATCGCGTCGGCGTCTAGCGAGAGATCGTGCAGCAGTTCCTCCCGTTCGCCATGTTCGACGAACATGTCGGGGATTCCCAGTCGCGTGATGCCGCGGGTGTCCAGGTGCATGTCGTTAGCCGCTTCCAGGAAGGCCGAACCGAAGCCGCCTTGCAGAGCACCCTCTTCGAGCGTGATCACATGTCCGCAGCTCTCGATCACCTCGGCGACCATTTCGCGATCGATCGGTTTGGCGAATCGGGCGTTGACCACGGTCACACTCATTTCCGATTCCAATTGCTTGGCAGCTTCTAAGGCTTGGTCCAACAGCGCTCCGAAGGAGACGATCGCTACGTCGGTTCCGCGTTGGATGTATTCCGCTTTGCCGGTTTCGATCGGGTCGGGTTCGCGCTCTATATGCAGTGCCGAGCACTTTGGATAGCGGATCGATGTGGCGACATCCGATTGCAGCGCGTAGTCCAGCATTGGGGCGAGTTCTTCGGAGTAGCCTGGAGCCATGACGGTCAGGTTCGGGAAGACGCGCATGTATCCAATATCGAATAGGCCGTGGTGCGTCGGGCCGTCGGGACCGGTCAGTCCCGCGCGGTCCAACATAAAGACGACCGGCAGCTTTTGCAGGCAGGCTTCCTGGAAGATCTGGTCGTAGCTGCGTTGCAGGAAGGTGCTGTAGATATCGACGATCGGCCGCATCCCCGCTTTGCATTGCCCGGCGGCGAAGGCGACCGCATGCGATTCGCAGATTCCGACATCGAAAAAGCGATCGGGGAACTGCTCGCGAACCGGTTCCAGTTTGTTGCCTTGGCACATCGCTGCGGTCATCACCGTCACGCGCTCGTCCCGTTGCATCGCGTCGCGGATCGCATCGCGAGCAAAATTGGTGTAGGCCGGTTGGCTGGCACCGCTGGTCGGGACCGGCTTTCCCCCTTCATCGACAAATTTTGGCGGGGTGTGGAAATAGACGGGATCCTGTTCGGCAGGGACGTAACCGCGTCCCTTTTCGGTCACGACGTGCAGCAGGACCGGGCCGCTGAGATCCTTGACCATCGCCAGGTACTTTTTCAGCAGGCCGATGTCGTGGCCATCGATCGGACCGACGTAGCGGAAGCCCAGTTCTTCGAACATCATGCCGCCAAGCACGCCCGCCTTGACCCCTTCCTTCATCTGAGCCAACAGGCGTTCGGTCGGATCGCCGAAGACGGGAACGTGGTTCAGCACTCGCACCACCTCCTGCTTGAGGCCGGTGTAGAACGGATTGCCGCGGAGGCGATCGAGGTAGCGAGCGACGCCGCCGACGCGGGGGCAGATCGACATCTCGTTGTCGTTGAGGATCATCAACAGATCTTTGTTCAGTTCGCCCGCGTTGTTCATCGCTTCGAAAACGATGCCGCTGGGGAACGCGCCGTCGCCGATCACCGCAACGCTCTTGCGATGCGATTGCCCCGCCAGATCGTCGCCGCTGGCCAAGCCAAGGGCTGTGCTGACGCTGCACCCGGCGTGTCCGGTCATGAACAGATCGTAGGGACTCTCGTGCGGGTTAGGGTAACCCATCAGGCCCCCCTTGGTGCGAATCGTCTTGAATTCGCTGTACCGTCCGGTGACCAATTTGTGCGGATAGACTTGATGTCCGGTGTCCCAGATCAAGCGATCGCTGCGGAAATCAAACACGCTGTGCAGGGCGATGCAGAGTTCGACGACGCCGAGGTTCGATGCAAAGTGAGCGGTTCGGGTGGCCAGCAGGTTGCACAAGACATCGCGGATCTCGTCGGCCAGTTGGTCGAGTTGTTTGACCGAGTAGTCTTTAAGCGGTTCGGCGGAATCAAGCTGTGCGAGTAGTTCGTGCATCGTTAGCGGCTCCTTTGCAGTACATAGTCAGCTAACTGGGATAACCGTTGGCCGGTGCCGCGGAATAACTCCGCGTGCTCTTTGGCCGCAGTGACCAGTTCACTGGCTTTGCTTCGGCTGGCGTCAACGCCGATAAATCCTGGGAATGTCAATTTGCCACGGGCGGCGTCTTTGCCGCTCTGTTTGCCCATTTCGTCGCCGTCGCCTTCCCAGTCGAGTAGGTCGTCAACAATCTGGAACGCCAGGCCCAAGTCTCTAGCATAATCGGTCAGCGACGCGATTTGCGATTCTTGAGCACCTACACTAATTGCACCCAATTGTAAGGAACATGTGAAGAGGGCTCCCGTTTTTCTGCGGTGAATCGCTTCGAGCCAGGCGAGGTTATGCCGCTCATTTCGGTTTTCCGCAAGTAGATCGTCGGTTTGGCCGCCGACCATCCCCGATCGACCCGCCGATTTTGCAAGCACTTCGCAGGCGCGGACCGCTCGTTCGGGCTGAGGGATCCCGGTCGCTAGCGTCTCAAAGGCTGCCGTTAGCAGCGCGTCGCCGGCCAGGATTGCCGTCGCTTCGTCGAATTGTTTGTGGCACGTCGGCCGCCCACGACGCAGATCGTCGTCGTCCATCGCCGGCAGATCGTCGTGGATCAAGGAGTAGGCGTGGACCATCTCGATCGCCACGGCCGCAGCAATCGCTTCGCTTCGCTCTCCGCCACACGCCTCCGCTGCCATCAGGACAAGCGCCGGACGCAACCGCTTGCCGGGGCTCATCAGGCTGTAACGCATCGCTTCGTTGAGCTCGGGGGGGCAGCCCTCTTGAGGAGCTAGCGCCGCGTCGAGCGCCGTATCGATTTCGGGGACCAAGTCGGCTAGCGGGTTTTTTGCGGGCGATGCGGGATTCGACATGTTGGGAATCGGCGATGGAAAAATGGGCGAGGATCAGGTGGTGTGTCGAGCGGAATTGGCGAAGGCGGGCCGATGACCGGAAGAGATTGCCTTAAAACAAACCCTCTAAATCATCCTTGGGCTTCTTCGCAGCTGCGGCGCCGCGTCGGCGGCCGCGCCCTTGTTGCTTCTCTTCGAGCGTCATCTCCGATTCGTGGAACGGTTCGGTGATCGGGTTGCCCTCTTTATCGAAGCCGGTCAAACGCTCGATCCGCCGTTCAAAGCTGTTCAGCAGTTCTTGGCAATGTCGGATCGTGCGGACACCCACTTCGTAGGCTTGCAGCGATTCCTCGAGCGTTAAGTCGCCGCTCTCCAAATCGCGGACGATCTGCTGGGTCTTCGACAGCCCCTCTTCGAATTGCAACGGCGGTGTCTCGTCGTTGCTGTCATCGGAGATGGTTTCGCTGGTCTTGGTTCGAGCCGACTTTTTCTTCATGACGCTGCGTTGGTGTAGTCTTCGCTTCAAGGTCCGTCGGGCAAAGCAATTTGGGTTGCGAGTTGCCGTCGGGACTGTGGGGAGAGTCGTATCGTTTGTCACCGACCGATCATTTGAAGTCGGCGAGATCGCGATCGTACAGGCGATAGGTCTTGGTGATCTGAGCTCCGCCCCGTTCGATCGAGGCACGCGACAATTGATTGCTCTCGAGCACCCAGGAGAGTTCGCCTTCGGTCAGCCCGAACTTTAAAGCGTCGGGCAAGATCCGATAGATCGTCACAACGCCCAGTCCCCAGCGTTGGTATTCGG from Rosistilla carotiformis includes the following:
- a CDS encoding right-handed parallel beta-helix repeat-containing protein — translated: MKRTTKFSTPLYATWILIASHCLPCLVDAADFHLTVQGAGRKDGSTWEHALDQQALSDVVNKTMMPGDRLLLGGGVYKNARLTITQGGAEGSPKTIAGVDRGEGLPVFASTWSEDKPDKGATAVQIKPGAGHLVLEGLRIENYKNCVLVSAGKEGANCPHLVFNDVDMRRFRHGFYLSGCDDLQLHGCDLRRYTKHGFRFEQACNGVTLRQCTADCSEGDADWETKTELFPFGFIVNNGGAPNSQFVFEDCLAQNNLMPLQKKRYKNGDGFVVEGNTSDVRFTRCLAIRNQDGGFDLKVDGVQLVDCVALGNSRNIRIWKSATLKNCFSGWASCGLWCNGGPITVDRSTFHAMRTAAVQTDDKAKQPVTLRDCLITACPQVHRKTARGKVETDATVEVEEADAAYMHPSPDWDGLGDAFNSQTYTDKGYHRSPSSNATN
- a CDS encoding DUF2200 domain-containing protein: MSTTSDHDNRMAKLTFASVYPHYLTKVERKGRSREELHQVIRWLTGFDDKALQKQIDDNVTFKQFFQRAKLNPNAHLITGVICGYRIEEIETPLTQKVRYMDKLVDELAKGRKMEKILRSE
- the dxs gene encoding 1-deoxy-D-xylulose-5-phosphate synthase, whose protein sequence is MHELLAQLDSAEPLKDYSVKQLDQLADEIRDVLCNLLATRTAHFASNLGVVELCIALHSVFDFRSDRLIWDTGHQVYPHKLVTGRYSEFKTIRTKGGLMGYPNPHESPYDLFMTGHAGCSVSTALGLASGDDLAGQSHRKSVAVIGDGAFPSGIVFEAMNNAGELNKDLLMILNDNEMSICPRVGGVARYLDRLRGNPFYTGLKQEVVRVLNHVPVFGDPTERLLAQMKEGVKAGVLGGMMFEELGFRYVGPIDGHDIGLLKKYLAMVKDLSGPVLLHVVTEKGRGYVPAEQDPVYFHTPPKFVDEGGKPVPTSGASQPAYTNFARDAIRDAMQRDERVTVMTAAMCQGNKLEPVREQFPDRFFDVGICESHAVAFAAGQCKAGMRPIVDIYSTFLQRSYDQIFQEACLQKLPVVFMLDRAGLTGPDGPTHHGLFDIGYMRVFPNLTVMAPGYSEELAPMLDYALQSDVATSIRYPKCSALHIEREPDPIETGKAEYIQRGTDVAIVSFGALLDQALEAAKQLESEMSVTVVNARFAKPIDREMVAEVIESCGHVITLEEGALQGGFGSAFLEAANDMHLDTRGITRLGIPDMFVEHGEREELLHDLSLDADAIKKACRGIQSTVAV
- a CDS encoding polyprenyl synthetase family protein codes for the protein MSNPASPAKNPLADLVPEIDTALDAALAPQEGCPPELNEAMRYSLMSPGKRLRPALVLMAAEACGGERSEAIAAAVAIEMVHAYSLIHDDLPAMDDDDLRRGRPTCHKQFDEATAILAGDALLTAAFETLATGIPQPERAVRACEVLAKSAGRSGMVGGQTDDLLAENRNERHNLAWLEAIHRRKTGALFTCSLQLGAISVGAQESQIASLTDYARDLGLAFQIVDDLLDWEGDGDEMGKQSGKDAARGKLTFPGFIGVDASRSKASELVTAAKEHAELFRGTGQRLSQLADYVLQRSR
- the xseB gene encoding exodeoxyribonuclease VII small subunit, which encodes MKKKSARTKTSETISDDSNDETPPLQFEEGLSKTQQIVRDLESGDLTLEESLQAYEVGVRTIRHCQELLNSFERRIERLTGFDKEGNPITEPFHESEMTLEEKQQGRGRRRGAAAAKKPKDDLEGLF